From a region of the Salvelinus sp. IW2-2015 unplaced genomic scaffold, ASM291031v2 Un_scaffold396, whole genome shotgun sequence genome:
- the LOC112068315 gene encoding alpha-1,6-mannosyl-glycoprotein 2-beta-N-acetylglucosaminyltransferase isoform X1, protein MRFRVYKRKVQYTTSPKSCVVILTLVVVVCGLALWTSGKQKKSSGVVVLKEAEGARRSSSSQVQPQPQATPAVSRIPNVLPIAPVNETHPKNQPEKQLEKEEVVKPEVDNTTQVYRGIVFQLNFDQTVXHEEKFRAARKKDDLVVVVQVHNRPDYLRLLVESLRKARGVESILLIFSHDFWSPEINQVVASVDFCQVLQIFFPFSIQLYPQEFPGHDPRDCPRDISKIDALKLGCINAEYPDSFGHYREAKFSQTKHHWWWKLHFVWDRVRALKDHRGLVLLIEEDHFLSPDFLHFLKLMSILKRENCPDCDILSLGSYGHISYPSKANKVEVKAWKSTEHNMGMALSRETYQKLIQCTDAFCTYDDYNWDWSLQHLTVTCLPSYWKVMVSEAPRVFHAGDCGMHHKKSVCMPSSQKTKIDTILQSSSNQLFPKKLLXTKRLPANGAGGVAPHVKNGGWGDIRDHELCKSYPRLQ, encoded by the exons ATGAGATTCCGAGTCTACAAGAGGAAGGTACAATACACGACGAGTCCCAAGTCATGT GTGGTGATACTGACGCTGGTYGTGGTGGTGTGTGGCCTAGCCTTRTGGACCAGTGGGAAGCAGAAGAAGAGCAGTGGGGTGGTGGTCCTGAAAGAGGCTGAGGGGGCGAGGAGAAGCAGCAGTAGCCAGGTGCAGCCACAGCCGCAGGCCACACCTGCAGTCAGCCGGATACCTAACGTACTACCCATCGCACCTGTCAACGAGACACACCCCAAGAACCAGCCTGAAAAGCAgctggagaaagaggaggtggtAAAACCAGAGGTGGACAACACCACCCAGGTCTACCGTGGCATTGTGTTCCAGCTCAACTTTGACCAGACAGTGYGTCATGAGGAGAAGTTCAGGGCAGCGAGGAAGAAGGACGATCTGGTGGTGGTGGTCCAGGTGCACAACAGACCTGACTACCTGAGGCTGCTGGTGGAGAGTCTGAGGAAGGCCCGGGGCGTGGAGAGCATCCTGCTCATCTTCAGCCACGACTTCTGGTCCCCCGAGATCAACCAGGTGGTGGCCTCAGTGGACTTCTGCCAGGTCCTCCAGATCTTCTTTCCCTTCAGCATCCAACTGTACCCCCAGGAGTTCCCGGGCCACGACCCCAGGGACTGCCCCAGAGACATTTCCAAGATAGACGCCTTAAAGCTGGGTTGCATCAACGCAGAGTACCCCGACTCGTTCGGCCACTACCGCGAGGCCAAGTTCTCCCAGACCAAGCACCACTGGTGGTGGAAGCTGCACTTTGTGTGGGACAGGGTCCGGGCGCTGAAGGACCACCGGGGTCTGGTGCTTCTCATTGAGGAGGACCACTTCCTCTCCCCTGACTTCCTCCACTTCCTCAAGCTGATGTCGATCCTGAAGAGGGAGAATTGCCCTGACTGTGACATCCTATCTCTGGGGAGCTACGGCCACATCAGCTACCCCAGTAAAGCCAACAAGGTGGAGGTGAAAGCCTGGAAGTCCACCGAGCACAACATGGGCATGGCTCTGAGCAGGGAGACCTACCAGAAACTCATCCAATGCACCGACGCCTTCTGCACCTATGACGACTACAACTGGGACTGGTCCTTGCAGCACCTGACCGTAACCTGCCTGCCCTCCTACTGGAAGGTCATGGTGAGCGAGGCGCCCCGCGTCTTCCACGCCGGGGACTGCGGYATGCACCACAAGAAGTCTGTGTGCATGCCGTCCAGCCAAAAGACCAAGATAGATACCATCCTTCAGAGCAGCAGCAATCAGCTGTTCCCCAAGAARCTGCTGATRACTAAGAGACTTCCGGCTAATGGGGCAGGGGGGGTGGCGCCCCACGTGAAGAACGGCGGTTGGGGGGACATTAGGGACCATGAACTCTGCAAGAGCTACCCTCGATTACAGTGA
- the LOC112068315 gene encoding alpha-1,6-mannosyl-glycoprotein 2-beta-N-acetylglucosaminyltransferase isoform X2 — MRFRVYKRKVVILTLVVVVCGLALWTSGKQKKSSGVVVLKEAEGARRSSSSQVQPQPQATPAVSRIPNVLPIAPVNETHPKNQPEKQLEKEEVVKPEVDNTTQVYRGIVFQLNFDQTVXHEEKFRAARKKDDLVVVVQVHNRPDYLRLLVESLRKARGVESILLIFSHDFWSPEINQVVASVDFCQVLQIFFPFSIQLYPQEFPGHDPRDCPRDISKIDALKLGCINAEYPDSFGHYREAKFSQTKHHWWWKLHFVWDRVRALKDHRGLVLLIEEDHFLSPDFLHFLKLMSILKRENCPDCDILSLGSYGHISYPSKANKVEVKAWKSTEHNMGMALSRETYQKLIQCTDAFCTYDDYNWDWSLQHLTVTCLPSYWKVMVSEAPRVFHAGDCGMHHKKSVCMPSSQKTKIDTILQSSSNQLFPKKLLXTKRLPANGAGGVAPHVKNGGWGDIRDHELCKSYPRLQ; from the exons ATGAGATTCCGAGTCTACAAGAGGAAG GTGGTGATACTGACGCTGGTYGTGGTGGTGTGTGGCCTAGCCTTRTGGACCAGTGGGAAGCAGAAGAAGAGCAGTGGGGTGGTGGTCCTGAAAGAGGCTGAGGGGGCGAGGAGAAGCAGCAGTAGCCAGGTGCAGCCACAGCCGCAGGCCACACCTGCAGTCAGCCGGATACCTAACGTACTACCCATCGCACCTGTCAACGAGACACACCCCAAGAACCAGCCTGAAAAGCAgctggagaaagaggaggtggtAAAACCAGAGGTGGACAACACCACCCAGGTCTACCGTGGCATTGTGTTCCAGCTCAACTTTGACCAGACAGTGYGTCATGAGGAGAAGTTCAGGGCAGCGAGGAAGAAGGACGATCTGGTGGTGGTGGTCCAGGTGCACAACAGACCTGACTACCTGAGGCTGCTGGTGGAGAGTCTGAGGAAGGCCCGGGGCGTGGAGAGCATCCTGCTCATCTTCAGCCACGACTTCTGGTCCCCCGAGATCAACCAGGTGGTGGCCTCAGTGGACTTCTGCCAGGTCCTCCAGATCTTCTTTCCCTTCAGCATCCAACTGTACCCCCAGGAGTTCCCGGGCCACGACCCCAGGGACTGCCCCAGAGACATTTCCAAGATAGACGCCTTAAAGCTGGGTTGCATCAACGCAGAGTACCCCGACTCGTTCGGCCACTACCGCGAGGCCAAGTTCTCCCAGACCAAGCACCACTGGTGGTGGAAGCTGCACTTTGTGTGGGACAGGGTCCGGGCGCTGAAGGACCACCGGGGTCTGGTGCTTCTCATTGAGGAGGACCACTTCCTCTCCCCTGACTTCCTCCACTTCCTCAAGCTGATGTCGATCCTGAAGAGGGAGAATTGCCCTGACTGTGACATCCTATCTCTGGGGAGCTACGGCCACATCAGCTACCCCAGTAAAGCCAACAAGGTGGAGGTGAAAGCCTGGAAGTCCACCGAGCACAACATGGGCATGGCTCTGAGCAGGGAGACCTACCAGAAACTCATCCAATGCACCGACGCCTTCTGCACCTATGACGACTACAACTGGGACTGGTCCTTGCAGCACCTGACCGTAACCTGCCTGCCCTCCTACTGGAAGGTCATGGTGAGCGAGGCGCCCCGCGTCTTCCACGCCGGGGACTGCGGYATGCACCACAAGAAGTCTGTGTGCATGCCGTCCAGCCAAAAGACCAAGATAGATACCATCCTTCAGAGCAGCAGCAATCAGCTGTTCCCCAAGAARCTGCTGATRACTAAGAGACTTCCGGCTAATGGGGCAGGGGGGGTGGCGCCCCACGTGAAGAACGGCGGTTGGGGGGACATTAGGGACCATGAACTCTGCAAGAGCTACCCTCGATTACAGTGA
- the LOC112068314 gene encoding small ribosomal subunit protein uS14 — MGHQSLYWSHPRKFGQGSRSCRVCSNRHGLIRKYGLNMCRQCFRQYANDIGFVKLD, encoded by the exons ATGGGACATCAGAGCCTCTACTGGAGTCACCCAAGAAAATTCGGTCAGGGATCCCGATCCTG CCGGGTATGCTCGAACAGACATGGTCTGATCCGTAAATACGGGCTCAACATGTGCCGCCAGTGCTTCAGGCAGTACGCGAATGACATCGGCTTTGTCAAG CTGGACTAA